In Mustela lutreola isolate mMusLut2 chromosome 1, mMusLut2.pri, whole genome shotgun sequence, one genomic interval encodes:
- the ZDHHC5 gene encoding palmitoyltransferase ZDHHC5, with product MPAESGKRFKPSKYVPVSAAAIFLVGATTLFFAFTCPGLSLSVSPAVPIYNAIVFLFVLANFSMATFMDPGIFPRAEEDEDKEDDFRAPLYKTVEIKGIQVRMKWCATCRFYRPPRCSHCSVCDNCVEEFDHHCPWVNNCIGRRNYRYFFLFLLSLTAHIMGVFGFGLLYVLYHMEELSGVRTAVTMTVMCVAGLFFIPVAGLTGFHVVLVARGRTTNEQVTGKFRGGVNPFTNGCCNNVSRVLCSSPAPRYLGRPKKEKTIVIRPPFLRPEVSDGQITVKIMDNGIQGELRRSKSKGSLEITESQSADAEPPPPPKPDLSRYTGLRTHLSLATNEDSSLLGKDSPPTPTMYKYRPGYSSSSTSAAMPHSSSAKLSRGDSLKEPTSIAESSRHPSYRSEPSLEPESFRSPTFGKSFHFDPLSSGSRSSSLKSAQGTGFELGQLQSIRSEGTTSTSYKSLANQTRNGSLSYDSLLTPSDSPDFESVQAGPEPDPPLGYTSPFLSARLAQQREAERHPRLVPTGPTHREPSPVRYDNLSRHIVASLQEREKLLRQSPPLPGREEEPGLGDSGIQSTPGSGHAPRTSSSSDDSKRSPLVKTPLGRPAAPRFGKPDGLRGRGLGSPEPGPTAPYLGRSMSYSSQKAPAGVSEAEEVALQPLLTPKDEVQLKTAYSKSNGQPKSIGSASPGPGQPPLSSPTRGGVKKVSGVGGTTYEISV from the exons CTGTCCAGGACTAAGCCTCTCTGTGTCACCTGCAGTGCCCATCTACAATGcgattgtttttctctttgtgctgGCCAACTTCAGCATGGCCACCTTCATGGACCCAGGGATTTTCCCTCGAG CTGAGGAGGATGAAGACAAGGAAGACGACTTCCGAGCTCCCCTTTACAAAACGGTGGAGATTAAGGGCATCCAGGTGCGCATGAAGTGGTGTGCCACCTGCCGTTTCTACCGTCCTCCTCGATGTTCCCACTGCAGTGTCTGTGACAATTGTGTGGAG GAGTTTGACCATCACTGCCCCTGGGTGAACAACTGTATTGGTCGCCGGAACTACcgctatttcttccttttcctcctctccttgaCAGCACACATCATGGGTGTGTTTGGCTTTGGCCTCCTTTATGTCCTCTACCACATGGAGGAACTCTCAGGGGTCCGCACAGCTGTCAC AATGACAGTGATGTGTGTGGCTGGCTTATTCTTCATCCCTGTAGCTGGCCTCACAGGATTTCATGTGGTGCTGGTGGCTAGGGGACGCACAACCAATGAACAG GTTACGGGTAAATTCCGAGGAGGTGTGAACCCCTTCACCAATGGCTGCTGTAACAATGTCAGCCGTGTGCTCTGCAGTTCCCCAGCACCCAG GTATTTGGggagaccaaagaaagaaaagacgaTTGTCATCAGACCTCCCTTCCTTCGACCAGAAGTGTCAGATGGGCAGATAACTGTGAAGATCATGGATAATGGCATCCAGGGAGAGCTGAGGAGAAGCAAG TCTAAGGGAAGCTTGGAGATAACAGAGAGCCAGTCTGCAGATGCTGAACCCCCACCTCCTCCTAAACCGGACCTGAGCCGTTACACAGGGCTACGAACACACCTCAGCCTGGCTACTAATGAGG ATAGCAGCCTCTTGGGCAAGGACAGCCCTCCCACACCTACCATGTACAAGTACCGGCCGGGCTACAGTAGCAGCAGTACGTCGGCCGCCATGCCTCATTCCTCCAGCGCCAAG TTGAGTCGTGGGGACAGTCTGAAGGAGCCAACTTCAATTGCAGAGAGCAGCCGCCATCCCAGCTACCGCTCGGAGCCCAGCTTGGAGCCAGAGAGTTTCCGTTCTCCCACCTTTGGCAAAAGCTTTCACTTCGATCCACTATCCAGTGGCTCACGTTCCTCCAGCCTCAAGTCGGCCCAGGGCACTGGCTTTGAGCTGGGCCAGTTGCAGTCCATTCGTTCAGAGGGCACAACCTCCACCTCCTATAAGAGCCTGGCCAACCAGACACGCAATGGAAGCCTATCTTATGACAGCCTGCTCACTCCTTCAGACAGCCCTGATTTCGAGTCAGTGCAGGCAGGGCCTGAGCCAGACCCACCTTTAGGCtacacctctcccttcctgtcagCCCGACTGGCCCAGCAACGGGAAGCCGAGAGGCACCCACGTTTGGTGCCAACCGGCCCAACACACCGAGAGCCCTCACCAGTCCGGTACGACAATCTGTCGCGCCATATTGTGGCCTCCCTCCAGGAACGAGAGAAGCTGCTACGCCAGTCACCCCCACTCCCGGGCCGTGAGGAAGAACCAGGCTTGGGAGACTCAGGCATTCAGTCAACACCGGGCTCAGGCCATGCCCCTCGTACTAGTTCCTCCTCAGATGATTCAAAGAGATCACCCTTGGTCAAGACTCCACTGGGACGCCCAGCTGCCCCTCGTTTTGGCAAGCCAGATGGGCTAAGAGGCCGGGGACTAGGGTCCCCTGAACCAGGCCCCACTGCCCCATACCTGGGCCGATCTATGTCTTACAGCAGCCAAAAAGCCCCAGCTGGTGTCTCTGAGGCAGAGGAAGTAGCCTTGCAGCCATTACTGACACCCAA agATGAAGTACAGCTCAAGACCGCCTACAGCAAATCCAATGGGCAGCCCAAGAGTATAGGCTCTGCCTCTCCTGGCCCAGGGCAGCCGCCTCTCAGCAGCCCCACAAGGGGCGGAGTCAAGAAGGTGTCAGGGGTGGGTGGTACCACCTATGAGATTTCCGTGTGA
- the MED19 gene encoding mediator of RNA polymerase II transcription subunit 19: MKTTDARHRDRAGVEKTMENFSALFGAQADPPPPPTALGFGPGKPPPPPPPPPGGGPGTAPPPTATAAPPGADKSAAGCGPFYLMRELPGSTELTGSTNLITHYNLEHSYNKFCGKKVKEKLSNFLPDLPGMIDLPGSHDNSSLRSLIEKPPILGGSFNPITGTMLAGFRLHTGPLPEQCRLMHIQPPKKKNKHKHKQSRTQDPVPPETPSDSDHKKKKKKKEEDPERKRKKKEKKKKKNRHSPDHPGVGSSQASSSSSLR, encoded by the exons ATGAAAACGACCGACGCCAGACACCGGGACCGCGCCGGGGTGGAGAAGACCATGGAGAATTTCTCGGCACTGTTCGGAGCTCAGGCTGACCCACCGCCACCCCCAACCGCACTCGGCTTCGGACCAGGAaaacctccacctcctcctccccctcctccgggCGGGGGCCCGGGCACGGCCCCGCCGCCCACCGCGACCGCGGCCCCTCCCGGCGCTGACAAGTCGGCGGCTGGTTGTGGTCCCTTCTACCTTATGCGGGAACTTCCAG GTAGCACCGAGTTGACAGGCAGCACCAATCTGATCACACACTACAACCTGGAACATTCCTATAATAAATTCTGTGGGAAGAAGGTGAAGGAGAAGCTAAGTAACTTCCTGCCTGACCTGCCAGGGATGATTGATCTGCCTGGTTCCCATGATAACAGCAGCCTCCGCTCCCTCATCGAGAAACCCCCTATTCTTGGTGGTTCTTTTAATCCTATCACAGGGACCATGCTGGCTGGCTTCCGCCTCCACACTGGCCCG TTACCAGAGCAGTGTCGTCTGATGCATATTCAGCCTCCCAAGAAGAAGAATAAGCACAAGCACAAACAGAGCCGTACCCAGGATCCTGTCCCACCAG AAACACCATCTGATTCTGatcataagaagaagaaaaagaaaaaagaggaggatcCTGAacggaagaggaagaagaaagagaagaagaaaaagaag AACCGACACAGTCCAGACCATCCAGGCGTGGGCAGctctcaggccagcagcagcagcagcctccgcTAA
- the TMX2 gene encoding thioredoxin-related transmembrane protein 2 isoform X3, giving the protein MAVLAPLIALVYSVPRLSRWLARPYYLLSALLSVAFLLVRKLPPLCNSLPTQREDGNPCDFDWREVEILMFLSAIVMMKNRRSITVEQHIGNIFMFSKVANAILFFRLDIRMGLLYITLCIVFLMTCKPPLYMGPEYIKYFSDKTIDEELERDKRVTWIVEFFANWSNDCQSFAPIYADLSLKYNCTGLNFGKVDVGRYTDVQSEHIAPHQAAPYPDPIPRWQRGHAAATD; this is encoded by the exons ATGGCGGTCCTGGCACCTCTAATTGCTCTGGTGTATTCGGTGCCACGACTTTCACGATGGCTGGCCCGACCTTACTATCTTCTGTCAGCCCTGCTTTCTGTTGCATTCCTACTCGTGAGGAAGCTACCTCCTCTCTGCAACAGTCTCCCCACGCAACGCGAAGACGGCAACCCGTGTGACTTTGACTGG AGAGAAGTGGAGATCCTGATGTTCCTCAGTGCCATTGTGATGATGAAGAACCGCAGATCCA TCACTGTGGAGCAACATATAGGCAACATCTTCATGTTTAGTAAAGTGGCCAATGCAATTCTTTTCTTCCGTCTGGATATTCGCATGGGCCTGCTTTACATCACACTCTGCATAG TGTTCCTGATGACGTGTAAACCTCCTCTGTATATGGGCCCTGAGTACATCAAGTACTTCAGTGATAAAACCATTGAT GAAGAGCTAGAGCGGGACAAGAGGGTCACTTGGATTGTGGAATTCTTTGCCAATTGGTCTAATGACTGCCAGTCGTTCGCTCCTATCTATGCTGACCTCTCCCTCAA gtacAACTGTACAGGACTAAATTTTGGGAAGGTGGACGTTGGACGCTACACTGAT GTACAAAGTGAGCACATCGCCCCTCACCAAGCAGCTCCCTACCCTGATCCTATTCCAAGGTGGCAAAGAGGTCATGCGGCGGCCACAGATTGA
- the TMX2 gene encoding thioredoxin-related transmembrane protein 2 isoform X1 has product MAVLAPLIALVYSVPRLSRWLARPYYLLSALLSVAFLLVRKLPPLCNSLPTQREDGNPCDFDWREVEILMFLSAIVMMKNRRSITVEQHIGNIFMFSKVANAILFFRLDIRMGLLYITLCIVFLMTCKPPLYMGPEYIKYFSDKTIDEELERDKRVTWIVEFFANWSNDCQSFAPIYADLSLKYNCTGLNFGKVDVGRYTDVSTRYKVSTSPLTKQLPTLILFQGGKEVMRRPQIDKKGRAVSWTFSEVSEKENVIREFNLNELYQRAKKLSKGGDNTPEERPVASNPMEVPDGESKKDK; this is encoded by the exons ATGGCGGTCCTGGCACCTCTAATTGCTCTGGTGTATTCGGTGCCACGACTTTCACGATGGCTGGCCCGACCTTACTATCTTCTGTCAGCCCTGCTTTCTGTTGCATTCCTACTCGTGAGGAAGCTACCTCCTCTCTGCAACAGTCTCCCCACGCAACGCGAAGACGGCAACCCGTGTGACTTTGACTGG AGAGAAGTGGAGATCCTGATGTTCCTCAGTGCCATTGTGATGATGAAGAACCGCAGATCCA TCACTGTGGAGCAACATATAGGCAACATCTTCATGTTTAGTAAAGTGGCCAATGCAATTCTTTTCTTCCGTCTGGATATTCGCATGGGCCTGCTTTACATCACACTCTGCATAG TGTTCCTGATGACGTGTAAACCTCCTCTGTATATGGGCCCTGAGTACATCAAGTACTTCAGTGATAAAACCATTGAT GAAGAGCTAGAGCGGGACAAGAGGGTCACTTGGATTGTGGAATTCTTTGCCAATTGGTCTAATGACTGCCAGTCGTTCGCTCCTATCTATGCTGACCTCTCCCTCAA gtacAACTGTACAGGACTAAATTTTGGGAAGGTGGACGTTGGACGCTACACTGATGTTAGTACACG GTACAAAGTGAGCACATCGCCCCTCACCAAGCAGCTCCCTACCCTGATCCTATTCCAAGGTGGCAAAGAGGTCATGCGGCGGCCACAGATTGACAAGAAAGGACGAGCTGTCTCTTGGACCTTCTCTGAGGTATCTGAAAAA GAGAATGTGATCCGAGAATTCAACTTGAATGAACTGTATCAACGGGCCAAGAAGCTATCAAAGGGTGGAGACAATACCCCTGAGGAGCGGCCTGTGGCCTCAAACCCCATGGAAGTACCAGATGGGGAAAGCAAGAAGGACAAATAG
- the TMX2 gene encoding thioredoxin-related transmembrane protein 2 isoform X2, with amino-acid sequence MAVLAPLIALVYSVPRLSRWLARPYYLLSALLSVAFLLVRKLPPLCNSLPTQREDGNPCDFDWREVEILMFLSAIVMMKNRRSITVEQHIGNIFMFSKVANAILFFRLDIRMGLLYITLCIVFLMTCKPPLYMGPEYIKYFSDKTIDEELERDKRVTWIVEFFANWSNDCQSFAPIYADLSLKYNCTGLNFGKVDVGRYTDVSTRYKVSTSPLTKQLPTLILFQGGKEVMRRPQIDKKGRAVSWTFSEENVIREFNLNELYQRAKKLSKGGDNTPEERPVASNPMEVPDGESKKDK; translated from the exons ATGGCGGTCCTGGCACCTCTAATTGCTCTGGTGTATTCGGTGCCACGACTTTCACGATGGCTGGCCCGACCTTACTATCTTCTGTCAGCCCTGCTTTCTGTTGCATTCCTACTCGTGAGGAAGCTACCTCCTCTCTGCAACAGTCTCCCCACGCAACGCGAAGACGGCAACCCGTGTGACTTTGACTGG AGAGAAGTGGAGATCCTGATGTTCCTCAGTGCCATTGTGATGATGAAGAACCGCAGATCCA TCACTGTGGAGCAACATATAGGCAACATCTTCATGTTTAGTAAAGTGGCCAATGCAATTCTTTTCTTCCGTCTGGATATTCGCATGGGCCTGCTTTACATCACACTCTGCATAG TGTTCCTGATGACGTGTAAACCTCCTCTGTATATGGGCCCTGAGTACATCAAGTACTTCAGTGATAAAACCATTGAT GAAGAGCTAGAGCGGGACAAGAGGGTCACTTGGATTGTGGAATTCTTTGCCAATTGGTCTAATGACTGCCAGTCGTTCGCTCCTATCTATGCTGACCTCTCCCTCAA gtacAACTGTACAGGACTAAATTTTGGGAAGGTGGACGTTGGACGCTACACTGATGTTAGTACACG GTACAAAGTGAGCACATCGCCCCTCACCAAGCAGCTCCCTACCCTGATCCTATTCCAAGGTGGCAAAGAGGTCATGCGGCGGCCACAGATTGACAAGAAAGGACGAGCTGTCTCTTGGACCTTCTCTGAG GAGAATGTGATCCGAGAATTCAACTTGAATGAACTGTATCAACGGGCCAAGAAGCTATCAAAGGGTGGAGACAATACCCCTGAGGAGCGGCCTGTGGCCTCAAACCCCATGGAAGTACCAGATGGGGAAAGCAAGAAGGACAAATAG
- the SELENOH gene encoding selenoprotein H — MASRGRKRKAEVAVVAAAAKQERPAKAGEATVVIEHCTSURVYGRNAAALSQALRLETPELPVEVNPAKPRRGSFEVTLLRPDGSSVELWTGIKKGPPRKLKFPEPQEVVKELKKHLS; from the exons ATGGCTTCTCGTGGGAGAAAGCGGAAGGCCGAGGTGGCGGTGGTCGCGGCGGCGGCCAAACAGGAGAGGCCAGCGAAGGCAGGGGAGGCGACCGTCGTGATCGAGCATTG CACGAGCTGACGCGTCTACGGGCGCAACGCCGCGGCCCTGAGCCAGGCGCTGCGCCTGGAGACCCCGGAGCTTCCCGTGGAGGTGAACCCTGCCAAGCCCCGGAGGGGCAGCTTCGAGGTGACGCTGCTGCGCCCAGACGGCAGCA GTGTGGAGCTCTGGACTGGGATTAAGAAGGGGCCCCCACGCAAACTGAAGTTCCCGGAGCCTCAAGAGGTGGTGAAGGAGCTGAAGAAGCACCTTTCGTAG
- the BTBD18 gene encoding BTB/POZ domain-containing protein 18: MCSPASSKILYRNPRFLRLAFLQLHHQQQTGVFCDVLLQAEGEAVPAHCCILSACSPFFTERLERERPAQGRKVVLELGGLKIRTLRKLVDFLYTSEMEVSREEAQDVLSAARQLRVSELESLQLEGGKLVKAPQGRRLNRECLQPPAAAPISARVVASSRHPRTPLPVTQTPCPLGPVRLKSSGKDEGPLEKSNRQNAENLSGNLLKKKARACPTPQEKSSSPSSHSQGPRENKSDPAIVPTALSPPSMYPSVDERLLPRKIRLSRSKPSPDTCTSKPSSMVSRPTSVPTAPGRRLWRQKSINKVPEDKEKPGRASPLQSIPSPSGLGKTGGSKKRSPEVRAPNSDSVEEGQVGRVKLRKIVNGTCWEVVQEPPLKNSQDSPQILEAQHLEETASTQPSSHKEQELSSAQVDLCQDSPLCSRLQDILLSASRSPDHAVVKSEFGSSPELIGKEPGLTMDCREPYAFDTALLGQPCEAEEYRITSAAATSELEEILDFMLCGSDIEPPIEPPIGSLQSPGGEGCRTPSYHLTETGKNWIEGDEWCLPDLELWPRELTGLEKEPVGENKEPVEPFSPLVMPSENKEPIESLSPLVIPSEVSEGEVLSVGGSWTPDLEITSSQPLDGRRDKLHMDSLDLPQRSYEDLSPPCSNWMDTGPEVSLSMDEVLYSAPEAGKEVPDNSELLDTLSASSEEEEIDVVDWTSEGRLVPTGIPSVWPDPSSESDTEVDILT; encoded by the exons ATGTGCTCTCCTGCCAGTTCCAAAATCCTATACAGGAATCCCCGGTTTCTCCGGTTAGCTTTTCTGCAGCTTCATCACCAGCAACAGACTGGTGTGTTCTGTGATGTCCTTCTGCAGGCAGAAG GTGAGGCAGTCCCAGCTCATTGCTGCATCCTGTCAGCCTGCAGCCCCTTCTTCACAGAGCGCCTGGAGCGGGAGAGGCCAGCTCAGGGTCGGAAGGTGGTGCTGGAGCTGGGGGGCTTGAAGATCAGGACACTCAGGAAGCTGGTGGACTTCTTATATACCTCAGAGATGGAAGTATCTCGAGAAGAAGCCCAGGATGTGCTTTCTGCTGCCCGTCAGCTCCGTGTATCTGAGCTAGAATCCCTTCAGCTAGAGGGTGGGAAGTTGGTGAAGGCTCCCCAGGGCCGAAGACTAAACAGGGAGTGCTTACAGCCTCCAGCGGCTGCACCAATCTCTGCCAGGGTGGTGGCATCCAGCCGCCACCCTCGGACTCCACTGCCTGTGACCCAGACTCCTTGCCCTCTTGGGCCAGTGAGATTGAAGTCCTCCGGGAAGGACGAGGGGCCCCTAGAGAAAAGCAACCGACAGAATGCAGAGAACTTGTCTGGCAACCTGCTCAAGAAGAAGGCCAGAGCTTGCCCAACTCCACAAGAAAAAAGCTCTTCACCATCAAGCCACAGTCAGGGAccaagagagaacaagagtgacCCTGCCATTGTTCCTACAGCACTTTCTCCACCCAGTATGTACCCTTCTGTAGATGAGCGGCTATTGCCCAGAAAGATCAGACTGAGTCGCTCAAAGCCGTCTCCTGATACCTGTACATCCAAGCCTTCTAGCATGGTAAGCAGACCCACCTCAGTACCCACAGCCCCTGGCCGGCGCCTTTGGCGGCAGAAGAGTATAAATAAAGTACCAGAAGACAAGGAGAAACCAGGGAGAGCTAGTCCTCTACAGAGCATCCCAAGCCCATCTGGCCTTGGGAAGACAGGTGGGAGCAAGAAGCGGAGCCCTGAAGTCAGGGCACCGAACTCAGACTCTGTAGAAGAGGGGCAAGTTGGAAGAGTGAAACTTCGGAAGATTGTCAATGGGACATGCTGGGAGGTGGTACAAGAGCCTCCCCTCAAAAATTCTCAAGACAGCCCTCAGATCCTGGAAGCTCAGCACTTGGAAGAGACTGCGAGTACTCAGCCATCCTCACATAAAGAGCAGGAACTGTCATCTGCTCAGGTAGACCTTTGTCAGGACTCCCCCTTGTGCTCTAGACTCCAAGACATTCTGCTCTCTGCTAGCCGCTCCCCAGACCACGCAGTAGTGAAGTCTGAGTTCGGGTCCAGTCCAGAACTGATAGGGAAGGAACCTGGGTTGACTATGGActgcagagagccctatgcattTGACACAGCCCTGCTGGGGCAGCCCTGCGAAGCCGAGGAGTACCGCATCACGAGCGCTGCTGCCACCAGCGAGCTAGAGGAGATCCTGGACTTCATGCTGTGTGGCTCAGACATTGAGCCCCCCATAGAGCCCCCCATAGGGTCTCTGCAAAGTCCTGGAGGGGAGGGCTGCAGGACCCCTAGCTATCATCTGACAGAAACAGGAAAGAACTGGATTGAAGGGGATGAATGGTGTTTGCCAGACTTGGAACTCTGGCCCAGGGAGCTCACAGGACTGGAAAAGGAACCAGTTGGTGAGAACAAAGAGCCAGTTGAGCCCTTTAGCCCCCTTGTTATGCCTTCTGAGAACAAAGAGCCAATTGAGTCCCTTAGCCCCCTTGTCATACCCTCTGAGGTGAGTGAAGGAGAGGTACTTTCAGTAGGAGGTTCCTGGACTCCAGATCTGGAAATTACCAGTTCCCAACCACTGGATGGTCGGAGAGATAAGCTTCATATGGACTCTCTTGACCTTCCCCAAAGGTCCTATGAGGACCTCTCACCTCCCTGTTCGAACTGGATGGACACTGGGCCAGAAGTGTCCCTAAGTATGGATGAGGTGTTGTATTCTGCTCCAGAGGCGGGCAAGGAGGTACCTGACAACTCTGAGTTGTTGGACACGCTTTCTGCCAGCTCCGAAGAGGAAGAGATTGATGTGGTGGACTGGACATCAGAGGGGAGGCTGGTGCCCACTGGTATTCCCTCTGTGTGGCCCGACCCTTCCTCAGAGTCAGACACAGAAGTGGACATACTAACGTAG